A window of the Bdellovibrio sp. ZAP7 genome harbors these coding sequences:
- a CDS encoding spermidine synthase: MDHRKLKALAFALSFCGFAYQSLMAKTFAVFLQEEIIGFCLSSALFIYGVGLGSKRSANARNPLHDLLKIEMILMFLGAIAPMLVTYLFFIPSLELIEFSGIRLPAGPLMMIFVLAAGSISLALGFLTGFETPLLFRLRKDLDNQTHLNQILAFSYFGALVASAVVPVILIPRFEIYGTAILIALASGGVCLYLTTQTQKTTSRFRIVSIGIIAILLFSLVQSPLQQLSLRIRYYGDYPKNVTSKNDLNEYFSGLNSEIKVTRHLSPYQAIDLVDGRDENGPFFSLWLNGQFQFDSRYEKSYHEAFLQGSLKIAQSIPKKILILGAGDGLLLRDALKTLPGESEITMVELDPQILKMAKEDARWVALNENSLSDKRVELITDDAFHFLRKSERSWDAIFLDFPYPYSVELSKLYSLEFYRIIKNRLAPSGFIVFDFPTNESASIINSTLKAVPFASVIAYENTESFVFASDRTSADLNHNLGDNYKTVQLPDASSDLVNSLFKPQLPRMWE; the protein is encoded by the coding sequence ATGGATCATCGTAAATTAAAAGCCCTGGCTTTTGCTTTGTCATTTTGTGGATTTGCTTATCAAAGTCTGATGGCCAAAACCTTTGCGGTGTTTTTGCAGGAAGAGATCATAGGCTTTTGCCTTTCTTCAGCTTTATTTATTTACGGAGTTGGTCTTGGCAGTAAGAGGTCAGCAAACGCCAGAAATCCTCTGCATGATTTATTAAAGATCGAAATGATATTGATGTTCCTGGGTGCTATCGCTCCCATGCTGGTTACTTATCTTTTTTTTATCCCAAGTCTCGAATTAATTGAATTTTCAGGAATCCGGCTGCCTGCAGGCCCGTTGATGATGATCTTTGTTTTGGCAGCGGGATCTATCTCTCTTGCGCTGGGATTCTTAACTGGATTTGAAACTCCTTTGCTCTTTAGATTGCGTAAGGATTTAGACAATCAAACGCATCTAAACCAAATTCTTGCCTTCAGCTACTTTGGAGCTTTGGTTGCCTCCGCCGTGGTGCCGGTGATCTTAATTCCCAGATTTGAAATTTATGGAACCGCGATCTTGATTGCTCTGGCCAGCGGCGGCGTTTGTCTGTATCTAACGACACAAACTCAAAAGACCACAAGCCGCTTTAGAATTGTTTCGATCGGCATCATAGCCATCCTGTTGTTCTCTTTAGTACAAAGCCCTCTACAACAGCTTTCTTTAAGAATACGCTATTACGGGGATTACCCTAAGAATGTGACCAGCAAAAATGATCTTAATGAATACTTCAGTGGATTAAATAGTGAAATCAAAGTCACCAGACACCTCAGTCCCTACCAAGCAATTGACCTGGTGGATGGGCGCGATGAAAATGGTCCTTTTTTTAGTCTGTGGTTAAATGGGCAATTTCAGTTTGATTCCCGTTATGAAAAGTCTTACCACGAGGCTTTCTTGCAGGGTTCTTTAAAGATCGCGCAAAGCATTCCAAAGAAGATCCTCATCTTGGGAGCAGGGGATGGACTTCTTCTTAGAGACGCCCTTAAAACTCTCCCAGGCGAATCTGAAATCACAATGGTAGAGTTGGATCCTCAAATTTTAAAAATGGCCAAAGAAGATGCACGCTGGGTGGCCCTTAATGAAAACTCTCTCAGCGACAAACGTGTTGAGCTTATTACAGATGATGCCTTTCATTTCTTAAGAAAATCCGAAAGATCCTGGGACGCAATCTTTTTAGATTTTCCGTATCCCTATAGTGTTGAACTTTCCAAACTCTACAGCTTAGAGTTTTATCGCATTATCAAAAACCGTTTAGCCCCGAGTGGATTTATCGTTTTTGACTTTCCAACGAATGAAAGTGCGTCGATTATTAACTCCACGCTTAAGGCAGTCCCATTCGCTAGCGTAATCGCATATGAAAATACTGAAAGCTTTGTTTTTGCCTCAGACCGTACTTCTGCTGATCTAAATCACAATCTGGGGGATAACTATAAAACGGTTCAATTACCAGATGCCAGTAGTGATCTAGTGAATTCTTTATTCAAACCGCAACTGCCCAGGATGTGGGAATGA
- a CDS encoding prepilin-type N-terminal cleavage/methylation domain-containing protein, whose protein sequence is MINRPVSTKHLKSPTESQSSCFLNSNSGYLGQQGFSLVELLLSVVLGSVLMYGVGALISMATNQNEAITNRIQSESELNEISFYLKHFASQGINVEDGSGKNLNNWSPSGSSQNTGFVRADYLASTGFNAASATASIDTIGFFLRDTLISTYTSVPSVGDRFLPTGIYFQKPTAKTFGILYIDLGKSQAAGTVSISPTRDDLWFGSIVDFQTTEKEVERFDQNNPDQDPSTSPRYRLSSVTFKVTVREYLPQTNSKRDFTWCPPAAMTQTACKTTSPYKDVERVIRVVFRDNVLGFSSAQMSVTAETPNTLRAQRRPLYRRPYDLIYFLKPSYPSGQLKRN, encoded by the coding sequence ATGATTAATAGACCTGTCTCTACGAAACATTTGAAATCCCCCACAGAAAGCCAATCAAGTTGCTTTCTTAATTCTAACAGTGGGTATTTGGGTCAACAAGGTTTTTCACTTGTAGAACTTCTTCTTTCCGTCGTCCTGGGTTCGGTGCTTATGTATGGTGTTGGCGCCTTGATCAGCATGGCCACGAATCAAAACGAGGCGATCACCAACCGAATCCAATCGGAATCAGAGCTAAACGAAATTTCCTTTTACTTGAAACACTTTGCTTCACAGGGAATTAACGTTGAAGACGGCAGTGGAAAAAATCTTAACAACTGGAGTCCTTCCGGATCCAGCCAGAACACCGGATTTGTCAGAGCAGATTATTTGGCATCCACAGGGTTTAATGCCGCCTCTGCCACCGCGTCTATTGATACCATTGGTTTCTTCTTACGAGACACATTGATCAGCACCTACACGAGTGTTCCCAGTGTCGGAGATCGTTTTTTGCCTACGGGAATTTATTTTCAAAAACCCACGGCAAAAACGTTCGGGATTTTATACATCGACCTTGGAAAATCTCAGGCTGCGGGAACAGTCAGTATCTCTCCCACGCGGGACGACCTGTGGTTTGGCTCCATCGTCGATTTTCAAACAACCGAAAAAGAAGTTGAACGCTTCGACCAGAATAATCCCGATCAGGACCCGAGCACGTCTCCCCGCTATCGTCTTTCCTCCGTAACATTCAAAGTGACGGTGAGAGAATACCTCCCGCAAACAAATAGTAAGCGTGATTTCACTTGGTGTCCTCCTGCCGCTATGACCCAAACAGCCTGTAAGACCACAAGTCCCTACAAAGATGTTGAGCGCGTGATTCGAGTGGTCTTCAGAGATAACGTTCTTGGTTTTTCATCTGCACAGATGAGCGTAACTGCAGAAACCCCCAATACTTTGCGTGCGCAAAGACGTCCATTGTACCGCAGGCCTTATGATTTAATTTATTTCTTAAAACCTTCTTACCCGAGCGGGCAGCTTAAGAGAAACTAG